The following proteins are encoded in a genomic region of Pirellulales bacterium:
- a CDS encoding redoxin domain-containing protein yields MKPWLSALPVCFSICFCSVRTYADDLPSQYDRWQPLEAAAWEERGGPPRPPQLFDDEEAYRKWIKESETVAQTNRRQLSAKFKDLLAEGAARQGDMSCDDHLALAVIAATLHQNSEALRHAEAANRGRPLDPCAQLALIVALLRSKDVDAAEKILEQVAEAAPLPNVNWTHSFLSQAHNQFRMQKRWASVSRSERWLLDVQRAGKLEAALECNRSFVTVSLPTATAARDGWGQLALEDVDRELRAWQLLDNPYAPWITARIVAHKVLLLAKLNKKDEALALLAQTLATARQSRQESPHDANAYLRLLALERAEVDLAPSEKKPTARRRWVESAHAAMRQFPIDSMAIEFGQGVGVDIIHLMRDGQYEDAIAAKGELRKTLRDLPLQMQTSPALVFAYRTAYMPDEEILRGQSRNELVGKPAPPLKVAAWVDGSPLSADDLRGKVVLVDFWGVWCGPCIQEFPKLTEWHSQYAAKGLVLIGITKYYGFGWDAESSSAVKTDGISHLDEQAAVIDFAKHHGLSYELAFDAENSHLTNLFGVEGIPQVVLIDRQGIVRLVRVGTSESNNKEIVSAIETLLAE; encoded by the coding sequence ATGAAACCTTGGCTGTCCGCTCTGCCGGTTTGCTTTTCGATTTGTTTCTGCAGCGTTCGAACGTATGCCGACGATCTTCCGTCGCAATACGATCGCTGGCAGCCCCTCGAAGCGGCGGCTTGGGAAGAGCGGGGCGGGCCGCCGCGCCCTCCCCAACTGTTCGACGACGAGGAGGCTTATCGCAAATGGATCAAGGAATCGGAGACGGTCGCGCAGACGAACCGGCGGCAATTGTCGGCGAAGTTCAAGGACCTGTTGGCCGAGGGCGCCGCACGTCAGGGCGATATGTCCTGCGACGATCACCTTGCGCTGGCCGTAATAGCGGCAACGTTGCACCAAAACTCCGAGGCCCTGCGTCACGCCGAGGCGGCGAACCGCGGCAGGCCCCTCGATCCATGCGCGCAATTGGCCCTGATCGTGGCGCTGCTGCGCAGCAAGGACGTGGATGCCGCCGAGAAAATCCTGGAGCAGGTCGCCGAGGCTGCGCCGCTTCCCAATGTGAATTGGACTCATTCGTTTTTAAGCCAGGCCCACAATCAATTCCGAATGCAGAAACGGTGGGCGTCCGTGAGCCGCAGCGAGCGTTGGCTGCTGGACGTACAGCGTGCAGGTAAGTTGGAAGCAGCGCTCGAATGCAATCGTTCTTTCGTGACTGTCAGCTTGCCGACAGCGACGGCCGCTCGGGATGGTTGGGGACAACTGGCCCTGGAGGACGTCGACCGCGAGCTGCGTGCCTGGCAACTGCTCGACAATCCCTATGCTCCCTGGATTACGGCCAGAATCGTGGCCCACAAAGTTTTGCTGTTGGCGAAGCTAAACAAGAAGGACGAAGCACTCGCCTTGCTAGCGCAAACCTTGGCCACCGCTCGCCAGTCGCGGCAAGAGTCGCCCCACGATGCAAATGCATACTTGCGGCTGTTGGCCTTGGAGCGGGCCGAGGTCGATCTGGCTCCGTCTGAGAAGAAGCCGACGGCGCGCAGGCGTTGGGTCGAATCTGCCCACGCCGCCATGCGCCAGTTTCCTATCGATTCGATGGCCATCGAATTCGGCCAAGGCGTGGGAGTTGACATTATCCACCTCATGCGCGACGGCCAATACGAGGACGCGATTGCTGCCAAGGGCGAGCTTCGGAAAACACTGCGCGATTTGCCTCTGCAAATGCAAACCTCGCCTGCCCTCGTGTTCGCATACCGTACGGCCTACATGCCCGACGAGGAGATCTTACGCGGCCAGAGTCGCAATGAATTAGTCGGTAAACCCGCGCCACCGCTGAAGGTGGCCGCCTGGGTAGACGGATCACCGCTATCGGCAGACGATCTGCGTGGCAAGGTCGTGCTCGTCGACTTCTGGGGGGTCTGGTGCGGACCTTGCATTCAAGAGTTCCCGAAGCTGACCGAATGGCACAGTCAATATGCAGCCAAGGGATTAGTGCTCATCGGAATCACGAAATACTATGGTTTCGGCTGGGACGCCGAATCCTCGAGCGCCGTGAAAACCGACGGCATCTCGCACCTTGATGAGCAAGCGGCGGTGATAGATTTTGCCAAGCATCACGGGCTGTCCTACGAATTGGCATTCGATGCCGAGAACAGCCACCTGACCAACCTCTTCGGCGTGGAAGGTATTCCACAAGTTGTGCTCATCGACAGGCAAGGCATTGTTCGGCTCGTGCGAGTGGGCACAAGCGAAAGCAACAACAAGGAGATTGTCAGCGCTATCGAGACGCTGCTCGCCGAGTAG
- a CDS encoding type II secretion system F family protein — translation MDTLFSPRIGLRDLAQLCRRLAISLASGIEVRRVFERQTSNTRSPMLRARMRQINDAVARGDSVAEGVDLTGEYFPGLLREMVVVGEHTGHLAEIFKHLAEHYEEQLRLRRTFVSSIAGPCIQFSLALVVVGIMILVSGAIGAMGGRGPTDILGLGLVGPSGFVIYCLILGTVAAGGLFLFHAARRGLAWTEPMQKLVLALPGVGQPLRIIALAQMAWTMELTLEAGMDLLKAIPLSLRSTHNAYYTQHTEQMMRTIRGGHEIHEALAESGAFPFEFLTAVEVGERSGRLPEAMKSLAREYHDRARHAVQTLTVVAGWGVWLLMAIAMVGFIFKMVMQTLVPYVQTINELAK, via the coding sequence ATGGACACGCTGTTTTCACCGCGGATCGGGTTGCGGGATTTGGCCCAGCTTTGCCGCCGACTGGCCATTTCGCTGGCCAGCGGAATCGAAGTCCGCCGCGTCTTCGAGCGCCAGACCAGCAACACACGATCACCAATGTTGCGCGCGCGGATGCGGCAGATCAACGATGCCGTGGCTCGCGGCGACTCCGTGGCCGAAGGGGTCGACCTGACCGGCGAATATTTTCCCGGGCTGCTGCGCGAGATGGTCGTCGTCGGCGAGCACACCGGGCACCTGGCCGAAATCTTCAAGCATCTGGCCGAGCATTACGAGGAACAACTCCGCCTGCGGCGCACTTTTGTTTCGAGCATCGCCGGGCCATGCATTCAATTCTCGCTGGCCCTGGTCGTGGTCGGGATCATGATCCTGGTCTCCGGTGCGATCGGCGCCATGGGGGGCCGGGGGCCGACAGACATTTTGGGACTGGGCCTCGTCGGTCCCTCGGGATTTGTGATTTACTGCTTAATCCTCGGCACTGTTGCGGCGGGAGGGCTATTTCTCTTTCATGCGGCGCGACGCGGACTGGCGTGGACAGAGCCTATGCAAAAACTGGTACTAGCATTACCAGGCGTGGGACAGCCGCTACGGATCATTGCGCTCGCCCAAATGGCATGGACTATGGAGCTGACATTGGAAGCCGGCATGGACCTGCTCAAAGCCATTCCACTTTCGCTCCGCAGCACGCACAACGCCTACTACACGCAGCACACCGAGCAAATGATGCGCACCATTCGCGGCGGGCACGAGATCCACGAAGCGCTGGCAGAAAGCGGTGCCTTCCCCTTCGAGTTTCTCACCGCCGTCGAAGTGGGCGAACGCAGCGGCCGGCTGCCCGAGGCGATGAAAAGCCTCGCCCGCGAGTATCACGATCGGGCCCGCCACGCCGTGCAGACGCTTACCGTGGTCGCCGGCTGGGGCGTATGGCTGCTGATGGCCATCGCGATGGTTGGCTTCATCTTCAAAATGGTGATGCAGACGTTGGTGCCGTACGTGCAGACGATCAACGAACTAGCCAAGTAG
- a CDS encoding prephenate dehydrogenase/arogenate dehydrogenase family protein, translating into MTQSSQPAATKHPTWDTVAIVGVGLIGGSIGIDLLQRGLAKHVVGIGRREESLRAAREVGACTSTTVDLPRGLADAHLIIVCTPVGRIAQDVREAAGFAKIGALITDVGSTKGVIVGELDRELPHEAHYVGSHPLAGGEKAGPAAAVAGLFEGRTAVVTPGAMTRAEDVQTIKTFWQSLGAKVLQMTPSEHDQLVAGASHLPHLVSAALVSATPPASLPLVAGGWIDTTRIAAGDAELWRDILLSNRANVLAALDRFDEELAKFRQALEKDDAAGLTEILRDAKRTRDAVGS; encoded by the coding sequence ATGACTCAATCGTCTCAGCCCGCCGCCACGAAGCACCCTACCTGGGATACGGTGGCGATCGTCGGGGTGGGCTTGATCGGCGGGTCGATTGGCATCGATCTGTTGCAGCGCGGACTGGCCAAGCATGTGGTCGGCATCGGGCGCCGCGAAGAGAGCCTACGGGCGGCTCGCGAGGTGGGGGCCTGCACGTCGACTACGGTCGATCTGCCGCGTGGGCTGGCCGACGCCCACCTGATCATTGTCTGTACGCCGGTGGGACGAATCGCCCAGGACGTGCGCGAGGCGGCCGGCTTTGCCAAGATCGGCGCGTTGATTACGGATGTCGGCAGCACTAAGGGAGTAATCGTCGGCGAGCTCGACCGCGAGCTGCCGCACGAAGCACATTATGTCGGCAGCCACCCTCTGGCCGGCGGTGAAAAAGCGGGGCCGGCGGCTGCCGTGGCCGGCTTGTTCGAGGGACGCACGGCCGTGGTGACACCGGGTGCAATGACCCGCGCCGAAGATGTGCAAACGATCAAGACATTTTGGCAATCTCTGGGAGCCAAGGTACTGCAAATGACCCCCTCAGAACATGATCAACTGGTCGCCGGCGCAAGCCACCTGCCGCACCTGGTTTCGGCGGCGCTGGTATCTGCGACGCCGCCCGCGAGCCTGCCGCTGGTGGCCGGCGGTTGGATCGATACCACGCGGATTGCCGCGGGAGACGCCGAGCTGTGGCGCGATATTTTGCTGTCGAATCGGGCCAACGTGCTGGCGGCCCTGGACCGCTTCGACGAGGAGCTAGCCAAATTTCGCCAGGCGCTGGAGAAAGACGATGCGGCGGGGCTGACTGAAATCCTTCGAGACGCGAAACGGACGCGCGATGCTGTGGGAAGTTGA
- the ispE gene encoding 4-(cytidine 5'-diphospho)-2-C-methyl-D-erythritol kinase produces the protein MHVHRTLPVVTVFAPAKLNLFLEILGKRNDGFHEIETLMVPVGLSDSLAFQPTRGDDIECDCHWHYSRLALRAGTAVTAALTDDNLVVRAARRLREAAGISSGASMTLVKRIPMAAGMAGGSSDAAAALVAANIGWGLNWPVARLSEIASELGSDIAFFLQGQPAVCRGRGEQVAAQAGLAPLDFVIVQPPAGLSTAEVYAHCRPASTPRPVGALVEAWRRGRPVEVGRLLYNRLEDAAATISPWIQRLRAEFDRLDFLGHQMTGSGSAYFGICRHAKHARRLAAALRSRGLTQVFAVSGLT, from the coding sequence ATGCACGTTCACCGGACTTTGCCGGTGGTTACTGTCTTTGCACCGGCAAAGCTCAATCTTTTTCTGGAAATCTTAGGGAAGCGCAACGACGGATTCCATGAGATCGAAACTCTCATGGTTCCTGTTGGGCTGTCTGATTCCCTAGCCTTTCAGCCGACGCGTGGCGACGACATCGAGTGCGATTGCCATTGGCACTATTCGCGGCTGGCATTGCGGGCTGGCACAGCCGTAACGGCAGCTCTGACTGACGACAATCTGGTCGTGCGAGCAGCAAGACGGCTGCGCGAGGCGGCCGGCATCTCTTCAGGGGCTTCGATGACGCTCGTCAAGCGAATCCCGATGGCGGCTGGCATGGCCGGCGGCTCGAGCGACGCGGCCGCGGCGCTCGTGGCGGCCAACATCGGCTGGGGGCTCAATTGGCCAGTCGCGCGCTTGAGCGAGATTGCCTCGGAGCTTGGCAGCGACATAGCGTTTTTCCTGCAGGGGCAACCGGCGGTTTGCCGTGGCCGGGGCGAGCAAGTTGCGGCGCAAGCGGGACTGGCGCCACTCGACTTCGTCATAGTTCAGCCACCGGCTGGACTTTCGACCGCCGAAGTGTATGCCCATTGTCGCCCCGCATCGACACCGCGCCCGGTGGGCGCACTCGTCGAGGCCTGGCGGCGCGGACGCCCTGTTGAAGTAGGGCGCCTGCTCTACAACCGGCTGGAAGACGCGGCCGCCACGATCTCACCGTGGATCCAACGGCTGCGCGCAGAATTCGATCGACTTGATTTTTTAGGGCACCAAATGACGGGTAGCGGCAGTGCTTATTTCGGCATTTGTCGCCATGCAAAACATGCCCGGCGGTTGGCGGCCGCCCTGCGCAGCCGTGGGCTGACGCAGGTATTTGCGGTTTCCGGGCTGACCTGA
- a CDS encoding septation protein SpoVG family protein, producing the protein MEITEVRIKLMEEAGERLHAFCSITLDDCFVIRDLKIIEGTNGPFVAMPSRKLTAHCAQCGYKNHLRALYCNQCGGRLKEDRAIKDEDGRAKLYADIAHPINSRCREMIQDKVIQHFQEELRQSQLPGYVSSYDDFDEDFSRPPSRNAAPARDGRGSAPPRDKTPHHARPERPEPTRIDRPRAEPVRVETVRPEQTKVEPAAHEPRAPHKVPTPQHVNTPTAEAPKGDGFGAGIF; encoded by the coding sequence GTGGAAATCACCGAAGTTCGAATCAAGCTCATGGAGGAGGCCGGCGAGCGCCTGCACGCCTTCTGTTCAATCACGCTGGACGACTGCTTTGTGATCCGCGACCTGAAGATCATCGAAGGCACGAACGGTCCATTCGTCGCGATGCCCAGCCGCAAGCTCACCGCGCATTGCGCGCAGTGCGGCTACAAGAATCATCTTCGCGCGCTGTACTGCAACCAGTGCGGCGGTCGGCTGAAAGAAGATCGGGCCATCAAGGACGAGGACGGGCGGGCGAAACTGTACGCCGATATCGCTCATCCGATCAACTCGCGCTGCCGCGAGATGATTCAGGACAAGGTGATTCAGCACTTTCAAGAAGAGCTGCGACAGTCGCAATTGCCCGGCTACGTGTCGAGCTACGATGACTTCGACGAAGACTTCTCACGGCCGCCGTCGCGCAACGCGGCTCCCGCGCGCGACGGGCGCGGATCCGCACCCCCACGCGACAAAACACCGCACCATGCCAGGCCCGAAAGACCAGAACCGACCCGAATCGACCGACCCAGAGCCGAACCGGTCCGCGTCGAGACGGTGCGGCCCGAGCAGACCAAGGTCGAACCGGCCGCACACGAGCCGCGCGCGCCGCACAAAGTCCCGACACCTCAGCATGTTAACACTCCTACGGCGGAAGCGCCGAAGGGCGACGGATTCGGAGCGGGCATTTTCTAG
- the purQ gene encoding phosphoribosylformylglycinamidine synthase I: protein MATPRTLILRAPGTNCDVETAYAFERAGASPTTLHVNRALENPRLLDEFQILCIPGGFSYGDDVAAGRIFGNQIRHHLAEQLRAFHSAGKLVLGICNGFQILLRSGILFPDLGTADDPPATLAWNDSGKFEDRWVRVTVTGKNCVFFRGIESMYVPVAHAEGKFVPRDAQTLAALEARGQVVMRYAAAEGTHASTERYPDNPNGSVAGIAGVCDATGRVCGFMPHPERHIDRTQHPRWTRGEGSPEGDGLRLFRNAVEYFG, encoded by the coding sequence ATGGCAACACCACGAACTTTAATCCTGCGTGCCCCGGGCACGAACTGCGATGTCGAGACGGCGTATGCCTTCGAACGCGCGGGCGCATCGCCTACCACGCTGCACGTGAACCGAGCGTTGGAAAACCCGCGGTTGCTCGACGAATTCCAGATCCTGTGCATACCAGGCGGATTCAGCTACGGCGACGACGTGGCGGCAGGGCGGATTTTCGGCAACCAGATTCGCCATCATCTGGCCGAACAGTTGCGCGCCTTCCACTCTGCCGGCAAGCTGGTGCTGGGGATCTGCAACGGCTTTCAGATTCTGTTGCGATCGGGAATCCTGTTTCCGGATCTTGGCACCGCGGACGACCCTCCGGCCACGCTCGCCTGGAACGATTCGGGCAAGTTCGAGGATCGCTGGGTGCGAGTGACGGTGACCGGCAAGAATTGCGTTTTCTTTCGTGGCATCGAGAGCATGTACGTGCCAGTGGCTCATGCCGAGGGAAAGTTCGTGCCGCGCGACGCCCAGACGCTGGCCGCACTCGAAGCGCGCGGCCAAGTTGTGATGCGGTACGCGGCGGCAGAGGGAACTCACGCGTCCACGGAACGCTACCCGGACAATCCCAACGGATCGGTGGCTGGTATTGCGGGCGTGTGCGATGCAACGGGACGGGTGTGCGGCTTCATGCCGCATCCCGAACGGCATATCGACCGCACGCAGCATCCGCGCTGGACACGCGGTGAAGGCTCCCCAGAAGGCGACGGACTACGGCTTTTCCGCAACGCTGTGGAATATTTCGGCTAA
- the rsmG gene encoding 16S rRNA (guanine(527)-N(7))-methyltransferase RsmG, with the protein MSEDTAQTPTTDTLTAALARYAIELPPEQVDRLDHYCRLLWDWNTKLNLTRHDDYEKFVARDMVDTLEFCKVLGPDERVLDVGTGGGVPGIVLAIVRPDLKVTLAESVGKKARAVAEIVRELGLAVQVHPGRAEDLLAHHKYQSLVIRAVAPLAKLLRWFAPFWGSFERLLVIKGPAWVDERHAAREAGLLTGLRLRKAGSWPLPGTQSESVLLELRIRDL; encoded by the coding sequence ATGTCTGAAGACACCGCTCAAACTCCCACGACCGATACGCTGACCGCGGCCTTGGCGAGGTACGCCATCGAACTGCCTCCCGAGCAGGTCGACCGGCTCGATCATTATTGCCGCTTGCTGTGGGACTGGAATACCAAGCTGAATCTGACGCGGCACGATGACTACGAAAAGTTTGTCGCGCGCGACATGGTCGACACGCTCGAGTTCTGCAAAGTTTTAGGGCCCGATGAACGGGTGCTCGATGTCGGCACAGGGGGCGGGGTGCCTGGAATCGTCTTGGCGATCGTGCGACCCGACTTGAAGGTCACCCTGGCCGAGTCGGTAGGCAAAAAAGCGCGGGCCGTCGCCGAAATCGTCCGCGAACTGGGTTTGGCCGTGCAAGTTCATCCGGGGCGCGCCGAGGACTTGCTCGCGCACCACAAATATCAATCGTTAGTGATCCGCGCCGTGGCACCGCTGGCCAAACTGTTGCGGTGGTTCGCTCCCTTCTGGGGGTCGTTCGAGCGGCTGCTGGTGATCAAAGGGCCGGCCTGGGTCGACGAACGGCACGCCGCCCGCGAGGCCGGTCTGCTCACGGGACTGCGGCTACGCAAGGCCGGATCCTGGCCGCTGCCAGGCACACAGTCCGAAAGCGTGCTGCTCGAGCTGCGCATTCGGGACCTCTAG
- the purL gene encoding phosphoribosylformylglycinamidine synthase subunit PurL, protein MLWEVDIYPALGQPDRAAARLAAEAAELELTDALDAIVARGYLIEGQLTREDVQRIARELLSDAIVERTVIGQVGESALTEPPHGGGQVVHVLPKPGVMDPVAQSALAAIADLGVKATAVRTFRKLWVRGLARERLDRLCAKLLANDAIEQAIVGPLNFERLEVGAPYDFQLRHVALAALDDAALMRLSREGQLYLSLEEMRTIQAHFHSLKREPTDVELETVAQTWSEHCSHKTLAGRIRYRDENGERHFQNMLKETIFAATVEIRRQLGADDWCVSVFRDNAGVVRFLDDQHVVFKVETHNHPSALEPYGGANTGLGGVIRDPLGTGLGAKPVCNTDIFCFAPPDTPAEDVPAGALHPQRVMKGVISGVRDYGNRMGIPTVNGAVFFDPRYLGNPLVYCGNVGLLPVDKVEKAAQPGDHIVAVGGRTGRDGIHGATFSSAELTSESESISGGAVQIGNAITEKMLLDVILKARDRGLYSAITDCGAGGFSSAVGEMGAELGAEVWLDRVPLKYAGLSYCEIWISEAQERMVLAVPPAAWDDFSALCAAEDVEATVIGQFVPTGRLTLQYQGRQVGELGMHFLHDGRPPVVRDAVYEAPADATTAAPERPRGDYTADLIEILRSWNVASKESIIRQYDHEVQGGSVVKPLVGAANDGPSDAAVVRPVLTSRRGIVLSCGMNPRLADFDTYHMAASAIDEAVRNCVAVGADPRRIAILDNFCWGDCQRPETLGSLVRAALACHDLAIELGTPFISGKDSLNNEFRHRMADGTTRSIAVPPSLLISALGQIDDVAQAVTMDLKESGNLLYQVGMTNDELGGSHFALVSGLAGGRVPRVDASTAKRTFQAMHAAIMAGTVRACHDLSEGGLAAAAAEMSFAGERGARIKLAQVPHDLGGKATAAVLMFSESNTRFLCEVRPAEASRFEAIMAEIPHAQIGEVNAGNRLEIVGLAGAASDAPLVVAADLATLKNAWQEPLRW, encoded by the coding sequence ATGCTGTGGGAAGTTGACATCTATCCGGCACTTGGTCAGCCCGACCGTGCGGCTGCGCGCCTGGCAGCCGAAGCGGCCGAACTAGAACTGACTGATGCCCTGGACGCGATCGTGGCGCGCGGGTACTTGATTGAGGGGCAGCTCACGCGCGAAGATGTGCAGCGAATCGCTCGCGAACTACTAAGCGATGCGATCGTCGAGCGCACGGTTATCGGCCAGGTTGGCGAATCAGCGCTGACCGAGCCTCCGCACGGAGGCGGACAAGTGGTCCATGTCTTACCCAAGCCGGGCGTGATGGACCCGGTGGCGCAAAGCGCGCTGGCGGCCATCGCAGACCTGGGCGTCAAAGCCACCGCCGTGCGCACGTTCCGCAAACTGTGGGTCCGCGGCCTGGCGCGCGAGCGGCTCGACCGGCTGTGCGCAAAACTGCTGGCCAATGACGCCATTGAGCAGGCCATTGTCGGCCCTTTGAATTTCGAGCGGCTAGAGGTCGGCGCGCCGTACGATTTCCAGCTCCGCCACGTGGCGCTGGCGGCACTCGATGACGCGGCCCTCATGCGACTGTCGCGCGAAGGGCAGTTATATTTAAGCCTCGAAGAAATGCGCACGATCCAAGCGCACTTTCACAGCTTGAAACGCGAGCCAACCGACGTCGAGCTAGAGACCGTCGCGCAGACCTGGAGCGAGCATTGCAGTCACAAGACGTTGGCCGGTCGCATCCGCTATCGTGATGAAAATGGGGAGCGACATTTCCAGAACATGCTCAAGGAGACGATCTTCGCGGCCACTGTCGAGATTCGCCGCCAGCTCGGCGCAGACGATTGGTGCGTGAGCGTGTTTCGCGATAACGCGGGCGTGGTCCGTTTTCTTGATGATCAGCACGTCGTGTTCAAGGTCGAAACGCATAATCATCCTTCGGCCCTCGAGCCCTATGGCGGGGCGAATACAGGGCTGGGCGGCGTGATCCGCGATCCCTTGGGCACGGGCCTGGGCGCGAAACCGGTTTGCAACACGGACATTTTTTGCTTTGCCCCGCCCGACACGCCGGCCGAGGATGTTCCGGCGGGCGCGCTGCATCCGCAGCGAGTGATGAAGGGGGTTATCTCCGGTGTGCGCGATTATGGCAATCGGATGGGCATCCCCACGGTCAACGGGGCCGTGTTTTTCGATCCGCGCTACCTGGGAAACCCGTTGGTGTATTGCGGCAACGTTGGGCTGTTGCCGGTCGACAAAGTAGAGAAGGCCGCGCAGCCGGGCGACCATATCGTGGCCGTCGGCGGGCGCACCGGGCGCGACGGCATCCACGGTGCCACGTTCAGCTCCGCCGAACTGACCAGCGAGAGCGAATCGATCTCAGGCGGAGCCGTGCAGATTGGCAACGCGATTACCGAGAAGATGCTGCTCGATGTGATTTTGAAAGCCCGCGATCGCGGCTTGTATTCGGCCATCACCGATTGCGGCGCGGGGGGATTCTCGAGCGCTGTCGGCGAGATGGGGGCCGAGCTCGGTGCCGAAGTGTGGCTCGATCGCGTGCCGCTCAAGTACGCCGGTTTGTCGTATTGCGAAATCTGGATTTCCGAAGCGCAAGAGCGGATGGTGCTCGCCGTGCCGCCGGCCGCATGGGACGACTTCTCCGCATTGTGCGCGGCGGAAGATGTCGAGGCCACGGTCATCGGCCAGTTCGTTCCGACGGGACGACTGACACTGCAATATCAAGGCCGACAGGTGGGCGAGCTGGGAATGCATTTTCTGCACGACGGGCGCCCGCCTGTTGTGCGCGACGCCGTGTATGAAGCCCCTGCCGACGCGACCACCGCGGCGCCGGAACGCCCGCGCGGCGATTACACGGCCGACTTGATCGAGATTCTGCGCAGCTGGAACGTAGCCAGCAAGGAATCGATCATCCGCCAGTACGATCACGAAGTGCAGGGGGGCAGCGTCGTCAAGCCGCTGGTGGGGGCGGCCAACGATGGCCCCAGCGATGCGGCCGTTGTGCGGCCCGTGCTCACGTCGCGTCGCGGGATAGTACTGTCGTGCGGTATGAATCCCCGCCTGGCGGACTTCGATACGTATCACATGGCCGCCAGTGCCATCGACGAGGCAGTTCGTAATTGTGTGGCCGTGGGGGCCGATCCTCGCCGGATTGCGATCCTCGACAATTTCTGTTGGGGCGATTGCCAGCGCCCCGAGACGCTCGGCTCGTTGGTCCGCGCGGCGCTAGCCTGTCACGATTTGGCCATCGAGCTTGGCACTCCGTTCATCAGCGGCAAGGATAGTTTGAACAATGAGTTCCGCCACCGAATGGCCGACGGCACGACACGATCGATTGCCGTGCCCCCTTCGCTTTTGATCAGCGCGCTCGGGCAAATCGACGACGTCGCGCAAGCGGTGACCATGGATCTGAAAGAGTCTGGCAACCTGCTGTATCAGGTAGGGATGACAAACGACGAACTTGGCGGCTCTCATTTTGCGTTGGTCAGCGGACTTGCCGGCGGACGAGTGCCGCGCGTCGACGCGTCGACTGCCAAGCGAACGTTTCAGGCCATGCACGCCGCGATCATGGCGGGCACGGTGCGGGCCTGTCACGATTTGAGCGAAGGAGGACTGGCCGCCGCGGCCGCCGAGATGTCCTTTGCCGGTGAACGCGGCGCACGCATTAAACTAGCACAGGTCCCCCACGACTTGGGCGGCAAAGCGACCGCGGCTGTGCTGATGTTCAGCGAATCCAACACGCGGTTTCTCTGCGAGGTGCGGCCAGCCGAAGCCAGCAGGTTCGAGGCGATTATGGCCGAAATACCGCATGCACAAATTGGCGAAGTCAACGCCGGCAACCGTTTGGAAATCGTCGGGCTAGCTGGCGCCGCATCGGACGCGCCGCTGGTCGTCGCTGCCGACCTGGCAACGCTCAAAAACGCATGGCAGGAGCCGCTCCGCTGGTAA
- a CDS encoding putative molybdenum carrier protein: MPASRPPIEDGSAMRDVVRRIISGGQTGADRAALDVAIALGIEHSGWVPRGRWAEDGPLAPQYQVREASSSHLADRTELNVRDSDATLILSHGPLTGGSALTLFLAQERGKPVLHLDLVKHDEPSATRLATVWILEVRPAVLNVAGPRASIDPLIYEAVSRVLRRIFEWAH, translated from the coding sequence ATGCCAGCATCGCGGCCCCCAATCGAAGACGGCAGCGCCATGCGGGACGTCGTGCGACGAATCATCTCAGGTGGGCAGACAGGTGCCGATCGCGCGGCGCTGGACGTTGCTATCGCGCTTGGGATCGAACATAGCGGTTGGGTGCCGCGAGGTCGCTGGGCCGAAGATGGACCGCTGGCGCCGCAATATCAGGTGCGCGAGGCCAGTTCATCGCACCTGGCCGATCGGACTGAGCTGAACGTACGCGACTCAGACGCCACGCTGATCCTGTCGCACGGCCCGCTAACCGGCGGCTCGGCATTGACGCTGTTTCTGGCGCAGGAGCGAGGCAAACCGGTCCTGCACCTCGACCTGGTGAAACACGACGAACCGTCGGCAACCAGGCTTGCTACGGTATGGATCTTGGAAGTGCGGCCCGCGGTGTTGAATGTCGCCGGCCCGCGCGCCTCGATCGATCCGCTGATTTACGAGGCGGTGTCGCGCGTGCTCCGGCGCATCTTCGAGTGGGCGCACTGA